A single window of Pontibacillus chungwhensis DNA harbors:
- a CDS encoding peptidoglycan-binding protein, which yields MRVSLKTLIDRSIKNMGAVHSVVLNKALELVRQAYAEGINVQISSGFRSFEDQAYQYGKGRSNYRYNGVDYSKPGMSIVSHAKPGQSVHNYGLAIDYFLTTWDGSEATWSVNDNWCRVAEIGKSMGFSWGGDWSSFKDYPHLELTGGLTWYDLSQGERPTHLLADYLEEGMSGSKVKQLQNRLIDIGYDLGKYGADGDYGPTTKRAVMAFQKDYGLAVDGIYGDRTESKLVEVENMREFEEAPKSIAEEWKRAYELGLTDGAEPNESPTRAQVAAMIVRALDKK from the coding sequence ATGAGGGTGTCTTTAAAAACTTTAATCGATCGTTCTATCAAGAACATGGGAGCTGTACATTCCGTTGTATTAAACAAAGCATTAGAATTAGTGCGTCAAGCGTATGCCGAAGGGATTAACGTTCAGATCAGTTCTGGTTTCCGAAGTTTTGAAGATCAGGCTTATCAGTACGGTAAAGGAAGATCTAACTATAGATATAATGGTGTTGATTATAGCAAGCCCGGGATGTCTATTGTTAGTCACGCAAAACCTGGTCAATCTGTTCACAACTATGGTTTGGCTATTGACTACTTCTTAACTACTTGGGATGGATCTGAAGCAACTTGGTCAGTCAATGATAACTGGTGCAGGGTAGCAGAAATTGGTAAGTCAATGGGATTCTCCTGGGGCGGGGACTGGTCATCTTTTAAAGATTATCCTCATCTCGAATTAACAGGCGGGCTTACCTGGTATGACCTATCCCAGGGGGAAAGGCCTACTCACTTGTTAGCTGATTATCTCGAAGAAGGAATGAGTGGTTCGAAGGTAAAACAGCTGCAAAATAGATTAATCGATATTGGATATGATCTAGGTAAATATGGTGCAGACGGTGATTATGGTCCTACTACTAAACGAGCAGTGATGGCTTTTCAAAAAGATTATGGTTTAGCGGTGGATGGTATTTATGGTGATCGAACTGAATCCAAATTAGTGGAGGTGGAGAACATGCGTGAATTCGAAGAAGCCCCTAAGTCAATTGCGGAAGAATGGAAGAGAGCCTATGAACTTGGTTTGACGGACGGAGCAGAACCAAATGAGTCACCAACACGCGCCCAAGTGGCAGCAATGATTGTGAGAGCATTGGACAAGAAGTAA
- a CDS encoding helix-turn-helix transcriptional regulator: MKSNINYWIEKRGYKKKWVAAQLGVSQNVFSRWVNDGGKPSLEKAFELADLLECNVDDLYVRTKKAPPK; encoded by the coding sequence ATGAAAAGTAATATTAATTATTGGATCGAGAAGAGAGGGTATAAAAAGAAGTGGGTCGCTGCTCAATTAGGGGTAAGCCAAAACGTTTTTTCCAGGTGGGTAAATGATGGTGGGAAACCTTCGCTTGAGAAGGCTTTTGAACTGGCAGACCTTCTAGAATGTAATGTTGATGATCTGTATGTTCGCACAAAAAAAGCCCCTCCGAAATAA
- a CDS encoding phage late control D family protein — translation MKARRAKVIIEYQGVDITTDLAPYLLSFVYSDNEGRADDIQITLQDREAKWHGPWLPGKGDIIKASIEVEAWDKENDNRKLNCGVFYVDAVDFSGPPDTVKIKALSVPIAPGGKNSKRSRTWEGATLSKIASDIADQAELTLLFDAKDVTYDRVDQVERTGLSFLSNLARKEGAATKVNSEQLIVYDEQKYESKAPIREIVKGESKVLGYSFSISTAENEYKECTVSYFDEDQKKTLIYTYVVPGVDEGPTLTVNQRVKSLAEAKRLARKSVRNKNKYERTGKLKMMGSPEFVQGLTIITNGWGKYDDKYFIESSVHRVNNGYTTDLNIRKALNY, via the coding sequence ATGAAAGCAAGAAGAGCCAAAGTCATAATTGAATATCAAGGAGTCGATATTACAACGGATTTGGCTCCTTACTTGCTGAGTTTCGTTTACTCAGATAACGAAGGTAGAGCAGATGATATTCAAATCACGTTGCAAGATCGAGAAGCAAAATGGCATGGTCCTTGGTTGCCAGGCAAAGGTGATATTATTAAGGCCTCTATAGAAGTTGAAGCTTGGGATAAAGAAAATGATAATCGCAAGCTTAACTGTGGAGTATTTTATGTTGATGCTGTTGATTTTTCCGGGCCACCCGACACCGTGAAAATTAAAGCTTTATCTGTACCTATTGCTCCAGGTGGTAAAAATTCTAAACGGTCACGAACATGGGAAGGAGCAACGCTCTCTAAAATTGCAAGCGATATAGCAGATCAAGCTGAGTTAACCCTTCTTTTTGATGCAAAGGATGTAACCTACGACCGTGTGGATCAAGTTGAACGAACAGGACTTTCATTTTTATCGAACTTAGCTCGAAAAGAGGGAGCTGCCACAAAGGTAAATAGTGAACAACTAATCGTGTACGATGAACAAAAATACGAAAGTAAAGCACCCATAAGGGAAATTGTTAAAGGGGAGTCCAAGGTATTGGGCTACTCCTTTTCTATTTCTACAGCGGAAAATGAATATAAAGAATGTACGGTTTCGTACTTTGATGAAGATCAGAAGAAGACACTAATTTATACGTATGTCGTACCTGGCGTAGATGAAGGTCCAACTCTTACCGTGAATCAGCGAGTGAAATCTCTAGCTGAAGCAAAAAGGCTAGCTCGCAAATCAGTTCGTAACAAGAATAAGTACGAGAGAACTGGAAAATTAAAAATGATGGGGAGTCCTGAGTTTGTTCAGGGGTTAACCATTATCACAAACGGGTGGGGGAAATACGATGATAAGTACTTTATTGAGTCTTCCGTACACCGCGTTAACAACGGATATACTACAGATTTAAATATACGAAAGGCGTTGAATTATTGA
- a CDS encoding baseplate assembly protein, translating to MPRFNLPNIDFVSVDPDEIEANILAEYNRISGQKIGPADPRRLFVKTIVYALVAVNNNIDHSAKQNLLAYALGDVLDHKGVDSNTPRLEATAATTMMRFTHNISQIQNIPKGAAVTAGDGVFFELEETLIANPENPYTDGKVRCTNVGDIGNGYLPGEINQLVQPLYWVARVENVTQSEGGSQREDDDRYAERIRQSPEKFSTAGPEEAYKYWAKTASSLIGDVSVDSPSDATVEVRPLLKNGQVPGQEILDAVADKLNDRKIRPLTDRVSVLAPAVVSYDIDVTYWIHSNESGKASFIQEEVDQSVQEYQLWQKEKLGRDIDPTELIANMKKSGAKRVIVASPIYQSLNRGEVASESNVNVVFGGFEDD from the coding sequence ATGCCTAGATTCAATTTACCAAATATTGATTTTGTTTCAGTTGATCCGGATGAAATAGAAGCTAATATCCTCGCGGAATATAACAGGATATCAGGGCAGAAAATTGGACCTGCAGATCCTCGCAGGTTGTTCGTGAAGACAATTGTATATGCCTTAGTTGCTGTTAATAATAATATTGATCATTCAGCAAAACAAAACTTACTTGCTTACGCTTTAGGTGACGTACTAGATCACAAAGGTGTAGATAGTAATACACCTCGGTTGGAGGCAACAGCTGCTACAACAATGATGAGATTTACACATAATATCAGTCAAATACAAAACATCCCAAAAGGTGCTGCAGTTACGGCAGGTGATGGGGTGTTTTTTGAATTAGAAGAGACTCTTATTGCTAACCCAGAGAATCCTTATACTGATGGAAAAGTGCGATGCACAAACGTAGGGGATATCGGAAATGGTTACTTGCCAGGAGAAATTAATCAACTCGTTCAGCCTTTGTATTGGGTTGCGAGAGTAGAGAACGTCACACAAAGTGAAGGCGGTAGTCAGAGAGAAGATGATGATCGTTACGCAGAGCGCATTAGACAATCTCCCGAAAAATTCTCAACTGCGGGTCCTGAAGAGGCCTATAAATATTGGGCTAAAACAGCGAGTTCACTAATAGGGGATGTGTCTGTGGATTCACCAAGTGATGCCACTGTGGAAGTTAGACCTCTTTTAAAAAATGGACAGGTACCAGGACAAGAAATATTGGACGCTGTTGCAGACAAGCTAAATGATAGGAAAATACGGCCATTGACTGACCGTGTTAGCGTATTAGCTCCTGCTGTTGTCTCTTACGACATCGATGTAACTTATTGGATACACAGTAATGAGTCAGGTAAGGCAAGTTTCATCCAGGAGGAAGTTGATCAGTCCGTTCAGGAGTATCAACTTTGGCAAAAAGAGAAGCTTGGAAGAGATATTGACCCAACAGAACTTATAGCAAACATGAAAAAAAGCGGAGCTAAAAGAGTGATAGTAGCTTCTCCCATTTACCAATCCTTAAATAGGGGAGAAGTTGCTAGTGAATCTAATGTGAATGTTGTGTTCGGAGGTTTTGAAGATGATTGA
- a CDS encoding phage holin: MKEKAKEFSILVVGFLSAIMGFLATLNIKFQWLTEASIDAFGAVIVAAVMLISGAYAVWKNTFVSKKGLEQKNALKEKGLK, encoded by the coding sequence ATGAAGGAAAAAGCAAAAGAGTTCAGTATACTGGTTGTCGGTTTTTTAAGTGCAATTATGGGTTTCTTGGCTACCCTGAATATCAAATTCCAATGGCTAACAGAAGCGAGCATTGATGCATTTGGCGCTGTAATAGTGGCTGCAGTCATGCTTATTAGTGGTGCATACGCAGTTTGGAAAAATACTTTTGTAAGTAAAAAGGGGTTAGAACAGAAAAATGCCCTTAAAGAAAAGGGGTTGAAATAG
- a CDS encoding DUF898 domain-containing protein, with protein MENAHHVVEHESPKESRFDGLTVEGAIIKFFASLLTSLSLGLLYPVAVVWKENWETKHTVIDGKRLRFTGTVAGMYGLWFKIWFLGIITLTIYFWFAASKVRKWKVNHTHFD; from the coding sequence TTGGAAAATGCACACCATGTAGTTGAGCATGAATCACCAAAAGAAAGCCGTTTTGACGGTCTTACTGTAGAAGGAGCAATTATTAAGTTCTTTGCATCCCTTCTTACTTCTCTCTCATTAGGGCTTTTATATCCAGTAGCTGTAGTCTGGAAAGAAAACTGGGAAACTAAGCATACTGTAATCGATGGGAAACGATTACGTTTTACAGGAACCGTAGCAGGCATGTATGGACTTTGGTTTAAAATTTGGTTTTTAGGCATTATTACATTAACTATTTATTTTTGGTTCGCGGCTTCTAAGGTACGAAAATGGAAAGTGAACCATACTCACTTTGATTGA
- a CDS encoding phage baseplate assembly protein V yields MYQFQSASAQTAEILRVGVVASVDATKGTVRVRFEDREDVTSHNLKVIVPQTMKTKYYRMPDIDETVLCCFLQNGIETGYVIGSPYSEVDSPPVSDADLKGVWYEDGTYIEYNAESSTLTIQASNPINLNGAVRLDGDIEVTGNIKVNGNIDLAKDLLIGGDVINK; encoded by the coding sequence ATGTATCAATTTCAGTCAGCAAGCGCCCAAACAGCAGAAATACTTCGTGTAGGCGTAGTTGCCTCCGTAGATGCTACAAAAGGTACAGTCAGGGTACGTTTTGAAGATCGTGAGGATGTAACGTCCCACAACTTAAAAGTAATTGTTCCTCAAACTATGAAGACCAAGTATTACCGAATGCCTGATATTGACGAAACAGTTTTATGTTGTTTTCTTCAAAATGGCATTGAAACGGGGTATGTCATTGGCTCTCCTTATTCGGAAGTGGACTCTCCGCCAGTGAGTGACGCAGATCTCAAAGGTGTTTGGTACGAAGATGGGACCTATATAGAATATAATGCTGAATCAAGTACATTAACCATCCAAGCCTCTAATCCTATTAATTTAAATGGGGCTGTACGACTTGATGGCGATATTGAAGTCACTGGGAATATAAAGGTAAATGGAAATATTGATCTGGCTAAGGATCTTCTAATAGGTGGAGATGTTATCAATAAGTAG
- a CDS encoding tail protein X, whose amino-acid sequence MVYETLQGDTWDGIAYKFYKDETKMIELLRANPVHINTVIFSAGISLDIPAVEVKPKEEKPPWLR is encoded by the coding sequence ATGGTATATGAGACTTTACAAGGAGATACTTGGGACGGCATTGCCTATAAATTCTATAAAGATGAAACGAAAATGATCGAGTTATTGAGGGCTAATCCAGTGCACATTAACACGGTCATTTTTAGTGCTGGGATCTCGCTTGATATACCAGCTGTTGAAGTTAAACCGAAAGAAGAAAAACCCCCATGGTTGAGGTGA
- a CDS encoding XkdX family protein: MDWFAFATQDYEVYNNEDRIKQFVINGKISSEEYKIITGNIYEASTN, encoded by the coding sequence GTGGATTGGTTTGCTTTTGCGACGCAAGATTATGAAGTATACAATAATGAGGATCGTATTAAACAATTTGTAATCAATGGCAAGATTTCTTCAGAGGAATACAAGATAATTACAGGTAATATATACGAAGCATCCACTAACTAG
- a CDS encoding XkdX family protein, with translation MDWFASINRFYNTFVQGERLWSLDQVKQAVKLNVITESQFAEITDQEYVA, from the coding sequence ATGGATTGGTTTGCTAGCATTAATCGCTTTTACAATACATTTGTACAGGGAGAAAGATTATGGTCGTTAGATCAAGTCAAGCAAGCAGTTAAGTTAAACGTCATTACTGAGTCGCAGTTTGCGGAAATTACGGACCAGGAGTATGTTGCTTAA
- a CDS encoding phage tail protein — protein MIGTLGPVIFYTSEQSMRTFTDFQRSEGGRWATHDRMLQKPASEFLGPELGTISFNIRFDVQYGMNPRKEMDKLLSMVRNGETYVLVIGGKGLGMKRWSLQKVVQKWEHVDNRGNLLVSNLSVSLEEYV, from the coding sequence ATGATCGGAACATTGGGACCTGTTATTTTTTACACAAGCGAACAATCAATGAGAACTTTTACGGACTTTCAAAGGTCAGAAGGCGGGCGTTGGGCTACACATGATCGAATGTTACAGAAACCAGCTTCAGAGTTTTTGGGCCCTGAGCTTGGAACTATATCTTTTAACATTCGTTTTGATGTTCAATACGGAATGAACCCCCGCAAAGAGATGGATAAGCTACTAAGCATGGTTCGGAACGGAGAAACGTATGTCCTAGTTATAGGCGGTAAGGGACTTGGGATGAAGCGTTGGAGCTTACAGAAAGTGGTCCAGAAATGGGAGCATGTAGATAATAGGGGGAACCTGTTGGTGAGTAATCTCTCTGTTAGCTTGGAGGAATATGTATGA
- a CDS encoding Ig-like domain-containing protein: MESGKAGSPVYVEQYGSDAEASVLEERKGSYVTENSSTNRNAYPDDGKYNGYWYRYDRQEYVQTNSAPSTPGAFTKPSSSTKLRGGDYAVLEFGPSSDPDGDTVTYEVQWSYNDGPWLKGANDDSNQTRRTVSIQQEPDYTQVQFRAAAYDNSGAKSSYRYSPVYDVIQNADPQITLSTSNGTTLYEGDVLTLSGQATDNDNGNVVSVKYQINNGTARAITSGISDGSTPISYNKQLSMSLAKLYDGQTAVSGELAEGTAHTLKVWSEDDQGGKSTVETRTFYVVPNRAPSVSLNQFSEKSELLNHEKITISGTTSDAEGNNVSVEYVLNDDSAVGVHEGAAGAFEFDIPLVNLEEGTNTLTVKVTDSYGFTSSKTVNVNKNLNETPVNSGVIRYEVLPPEGQAQSLVLWLQKELGDLNVNAHISMVNDGEVENYQPMNLSNSANINEVLTEDEFVYDAGSVKSSIMLKVEFRRDDPAADKAIKLISGVLD; encoded by the coding sequence TTGGAAAGCGGTAAGGCGGGGTCACCGGTTTACGTTGAACAATACGGTTCGGATGCAGAGGCTTCGGTTCTCGAAGAGCGAAAAGGTAGCTATGTTACGGAAAATTCATCTACGAACCGAAATGCGTACCCCGATGACGGAAAATATAACGGTTATTGGTATCGGTATGACCGCCAAGAGTACGTGCAAACAAATTCCGCGCCAAGCACGCCGGGGGCTTTCACAAAACCATCTTCATCAACAAAACTCAGAGGTGGAGATTATGCGGTTCTTGAGTTCGGACCTTCTAGCGATCCTGATGGCGATACCGTAACATATGAGGTTCAGTGGTCTTACAACGATGGACCATGGTTAAAAGGAGCGAACGATGATAGCAATCAAACGCGGCGAACAGTATCGATACAGCAAGAACCTGATTACACACAAGTACAATTCCGCGCGGCAGCTTACGATAATTCGGGCGCGAAATCGAGTTACCGTTATTCGCCGGTGTATGACGTAATACAAAACGCTGATCCACAAATCACGCTCTCAACGTCAAATGGCACGACCTTGTACGAAGGTGACGTGCTCACCCTAAGCGGTCAAGCTACGGACAATGACAATGGCAACGTGGTAAGCGTAAAATATCAGATTAATAACGGAACAGCGCGCGCCATTACATCCGGCATTTCCGACGGCAGCACGCCGATCTCGTACAACAAGCAGCTTTCGATGAGCCTAGCAAAATTGTACGACGGACAAACGGCGGTAAGTGGCGAATTGGCCGAAGGGACAGCGCACACGCTTAAAGTGTGGTCGGAGGATGACCAAGGCGGAAAATCTACTGTTGAAACACGGACATTTTATGTGGTTCCTAATAGAGCGCCTTCAGTTTCTCTAAACCAATTTAGCGAGAAATCTGAATTGTTAAATCATGAAAAGATTACTATTAGTGGAACAACATCAGATGCTGAAGGTAATAATGTCTCTGTTGAATACGTGTTAAATGATGATAGTGCAGTCGGAGTGCATGAAGGTGCTGCAGGAGCATTTGAATTTGATATTCCACTCGTTAACTTAGAAGAGGGAACTAATACGCTTACCGTTAAAGTGACCGATTCTTACGGTTTCACATCTTCTAAGACAGTAAATGTAAATAAAAACTTAAATGAAACACCAGTTAATTCAGGAGTAATAAGGTATGAGGTTCTCCCTCCTGAAGGACAAGCTCAGAGTCTGGTTTTATGGCTCCAAAAAGAGCTAGGTGACCTTAATGTGAATGCTCATATCTCCATGGTGAATGACGGAGAGGTCGAGAATTACCAACCTATGAACTTATCGAATTCGGCTAATATCAATGAGGTCTTAACAGAAGATGAATTTGTTTATGATGCAGGATCCGTGAAGAGCTCAATTATGTTAAAAGTCGAGTTTAGGCGTGACGATCCAGCAGCTGATAAAGCTATTAAACTAATTTCGGGGGTGCTTGATTAA
- a CDS encoding phage tail protein I, with amino-acid sequence MIDLQTFTLAGLLPSSLKDEDTASLASAFDKELRRVITRIPKTIIENNLMDLEEPLLDVLAWEKHVDFYEPELSIETKRQLIKDSEMLHKYKGTPWAVERLVSTVFEKGAVKEWFEYGGDPYHFKVEIEGAFSAEKDIDRLGKLIQKAKNIRSKFEGFSINMPKSIITLKEASHFFKVPYKITNRFHTDDRQGTGISSPLNFENKPYYFPVNYPVCGTFKTASVKEKSTSFLSTGQVLSVYEEVNQWPYNPY; translated from the coding sequence ATGATTGATTTACAAACTTTTACGTTAGCAGGATTATTACCTTCAAGCCTTAAAGATGAAGATACAGCTAGTTTAGCTAGCGCATTCGATAAAGAACTAAGACGAGTAATCACTCGAATTCCGAAAACAATTATAGAGAACAATTTAATGGACTTAGAAGAACCTTTGCTAGATGTACTAGCCTGGGAGAAGCATGTGGACTTTTATGAACCAGAGCTGTCCATTGAAACAAAAAGACAGTTAATTAAAGACTCTGAGATGCTTCACAAATATAAAGGAACTCCTTGGGCTGTAGAGAGACTGGTGTCTACAGTATTTGAAAAGGGGGCAGTAAAAGAGTGGTTTGAATACGGGGGAGATCCATATCATTTTAAAGTGGAAATTGAGGGAGCCTTTTCAGCTGAAAAAGATATAGATCGCTTAGGAAAGCTGATACAAAAAGCTAAGAATATTAGATCTAAATTTGAAGGCTTTTCTATTAATATGCCTAAATCAATCATTACTTTGAAAGAAGCCTCGCACTTCTTTAAAGTTCCTTATAAAATAACAAACCGTTTCCACACAGATGACCGCCAAGGAACCGGGATAAGTAGTCCTCTTAATTTTGAGAATAAACCGTACTATTTTCCAGTTAATTATCCTGTTTGCGGAACCTTCAAAACAGCATCTGTTAAAGAAAAGAGCACTTCGTTCTTGAGTACAGGTCAAGTACTAAGTGTTTATGAGGAGGTAAACCAATGGCCCTACAACCCTTATTAA
- a CDS encoding lysozyme — protein MRYTITAESKKINYNPTPVEEIIQNVYTILTTVMGTVPMARELGLSNDYVDDPLLIAQAKLSAEIVEKLQVYEERAVIVEVKFSQNQADGVLQPIVVINIEEEYIRERR, from the coding sequence ATGAGGTATACCATAACTGCGGAATCCAAGAAAATTAATTATAATCCCACCCCGGTTGAAGAAATTATCCAAAATGTTTATACAATTTTAACCACTGTTATGGGCACTGTTCCAATGGCACGAGAGCTTGGACTTTCAAACGACTATGTAGATGACCCATTACTAATAGCCCAAGCGAAACTTTCCGCAGAAATAGTGGAGAAGCTGCAGGTGTATGAAGAACGTGCCGTTATTGTGGAGGTTAAATTCAGTCAGAATCAAGCAGATGGTGTACTTCAGCCCATTGTAGTTATAAACATTGAAGAGGAGTATATAAGAGAACGGAGGTGA
- a CDS encoding phage tail tape measure protein: MAKTYELAFKLGAELTNNFKSTFKQAGKAITGVGAAVTSVAGAVGAGALLHNFDQMADSMNKLQAATGETGKDFEELKSLSRDIFANNYGENFGQINDALISAKNITGETGKDLQKLTEHAFLLSDTFDYEVNESVKASDVLMKNFGLSGEQAMAYIAEGSQKGLNYADDFMDTIREYSVHFDAAGLSAQDFMGMMQNAKNAGVFNLDYAADAFKEFGIIMREDSDRASNALSQLGLNSTKLRSQFAQGGEGAKQAFQTIAKELSKVKDPLDQNAIGVELFGSKFEDMGAKAVLEMAKTNDAIKGSTDTLNQMNEVRYDSMGNAFKGMGRTLLVELAYPISDYLLPAVNNFANHLKDVLPIAVDYLKNVMQTIGPVIQQLWGNFQAILPALGQAFSSLIPLLQSYAMVWQEQVGNLASNILPLLANAVATIFPFILQVVQQAVPFAEVLLSSLIPVISSLASTVLPMLLQYAQAVFPVFLSVIQAVLPIVVNLIRSIIPVIIQIASTVLPILLQVVQTIFPILLQIIQSVIPIVISILSGVASIITGVVLPAIRGILAIVRFVFPLVLTLVQNSLTLIGGVLKTFTKVLQGDWSGAWKAIKSTAVEIMNNIIGFFKGIDLLSIGKNMIGGLVKGIGSMKDAVLNAVLSVVPGFLRNKVKNFIGGGSSKGQVPQYATGGIVSNAQLAMIGEGGDTEAVIPWNNTKRALDLWTLTGQKIGALGGTDQGPSESPFDVKPASYSSNDNSSNFVYHAGPTNVYIQGDADKDEVARGIEEGERSAREEWEEMIKDHERTKF; this comes from the coding sequence ATGGCCAAAACTTATGAGCTCGCCTTTAAGCTAGGGGCAGAGCTTACCAATAATTTTAAAAGTACGTTTAAACAAGCAGGAAAAGCAATTACTGGTGTGGGAGCAGCGGTTACCTCTGTAGCAGGAGCAGTGGGGGCCGGTGCTCTTTTGCATAATTTTGACCAGATGGCTGACAGTATGAATAAACTCCAGGCTGCAACAGGTGAAACGGGAAAGGATTTTGAAGAACTTAAAAGCCTTTCCCGTGATATTTTTGCAAACAACTACGGGGAAAACTTTGGTCAAATTAATGATGCTCTGATCAGCGCTAAGAACATAACTGGAGAAACAGGTAAAGATCTGCAGAAATTAACTGAACATGCATTTTTGCTTTCAGATACTTTCGATTACGAGGTAAATGAAAGTGTAAAGGCTTCAGATGTTTTAATGAAGAACTTCGGATTATCGGGCGAGCAAGCTATGGCTTACATTGCTGAGGGGTCCCAAAAAGGGTTGAACTATGCTGATGATTTTATGGACACCATCCGGGAATATTCGGTACATTTTGATGCTGCTGGATTGAGTGCCCAGGACTTCATGGGAATGATGCAGAATGCAAAGAATGCAGGGGTTTTTAATCTTGATTATGCAGCGGATGCATTTAAAGAGTTCGGAATTATCATGCGAGAGGATAGCGATAGGGCTTCCAATGCATTATCTCAACTAGGTTTAAATTCAACAAAGCTGAGAAGTCAATTCGCACAAGGCGGAGAAGGGGCTAAACAAGCCTTCCAGACGATTGCCAAAGAGCTATCTAAAGTAAAAGACCCTCTTGATCAAAATGCAATAGGGGTAGAGCTCTTTGGTTCGAAGTTTGAAGACATGGGAGCTAAGGCTGTTCTTGAAATGGCTAAAACAAATGACGCCATCAAAGGCTCCACCGATACTCTTAACCAAATGAATGAGGTAAGGTATGATTCGATGGGCAACGCTTTTAAAGGGATGGGGAGAACTCTCCTAGTCGAGCTTGCTTATCCTATCAGCGATTACCTGCTTCCTGCGGTTAATAACTTTGCTAATCATTTAAAAGACGTTCTACCTATTGCGGTAGATTATCTTAAGAATGTAATGCAAACGATCGGCCCGGTTATTCAACAATTGTGGGGGAACTTTCAAGCTATACTTCCAGCCCTTGGCCAAGCTTTCTCTTCTCTAATTCCATTATTGCAAAGCTATGCTATGGTATGGCAAGAGCAGGTTGGTAATTTAGCGAGTAATATTTTGCCTTTACTAGCGAATGCTGTAGCAACGATCTTTCCATTTATTCTTCAAGTGGTCCAACAAGCTGTCCCGTTTGCCGAAGTATTGTTAAGTTCTTTGATACCTGTAATATCCAGCTTAGCGTCTACTGTTCTTCCTATGCTTTTGCAATATGCTCAAGCTGTTTTCCCGGTTTTCTTATCTGTCATACAGGCTGTTCTACCTATAGTAGTTAATTTAATACGGTCAATTATTCCGGTTATTATACAAATAGCTTCCACTGTACTCCCGATTCTATTACAAGTAGTGCAAACCATTTTTCCAATTTTACTCCAGATCATTCAATCAGTCATCCCGATTGTCATCTCGATCTTAAGCGGGGTAGCCTCAATAATTACTGGAGTAGTTCTTCCGGCTATTCGAGGCATATTAGCAATTGTCCGATTTGTGTTTCCATTAGTCCTAACTTTAGTACAAAATTCACTCACATTAATAGGTGGAGTACTAAAGACATTTACTAAAGTGCTGCAAGGAGACTGGAGCGGGGCTTGGAAGGCGATAAAATCTACTGCCGTGGAAATCATGAATAATATAATTGGTTTCTTTAAAGGGATTGATTTATTAAGCATCGGTAAGAACATGATTGGTGGATTGGTCAAAGGTATTGGTTCTATGAAAGACGCTGTGCTAAATGCAGTGCTATCAGTAGTACCAGGCTTCTTGAGAAATAAAGTGAAAAACTTTATCGGTGGCGGAAGCAGCAAGGGACAAGTTCCTCAGTATGCAACAGGCGGCATAGTATCGAATGCGCAGCTTGCCATGATTGGTGAAGGTGGCGATACAGAAGCTGTTATCCCTTGGAATAACACGAAGAGAGCTCTCGACTTGTGGACGTTGACGGGTCAAAAGATTGGAGCTCTCGGGGGAACTGATCAAGGGCCTTCAGAAAGTCCATTCGATGTAAAACCAGCGAGTTATTCTTCTAATGATAACTCTAGTAATTTTGTCTATCATGCAGGACCAACCAATGTCTATATCCAGGGAGATGCGGATAAAGATGAGGTAGCAAGAGGTATTGAAGAGGGAGAACGATCTGCCAGGGAAGAGTGGGAAGAAATGATAAAGGACCATGAGAGGACGAAATTTTAA
- a CDS encoding YolD-like family protein: MNDDRLRDRGKIKWTSLMLPEHVEMVKEVWKEDERVEKGMLADDQAVEIDFKLQRALTDHLTVRIKHHNGFDYSFSDVKISVINRMDKKLTGIDQRSKERCHIHLNGITEVDII, translated from the coding sequence ATGAATGATGATCGATTAAGGGACAGAGGAAAAATAAAGTGGACATCGTTGATGCTACCAGAACATGTAGAGATGGTGAAGGAAGTTTGGAAAGAAGATGAGCGTGTAGAAAAGGGGATGCTTGCAGATGATCAGGCTGTGGAGATTGATTTTAAGCTTCAGAGAGCATTAACAGATCATCTCACGGTACGGATCAAGCACCATAATGGCTTTGATTATAGTTTTTCTGATGTGAAGATCTCGGTGATCAATCGTATGGATAAGAAACTTACCGGAATTGATCAGAGGTCTAAAGAACGTTGTCATATACATCTGAATGGGATTACAGAAGTGGATATCATATAA